Below is a genomic region from Osmerus mordax isolate fOsmMor3 chromosome 22, fOsmMor3.pri, whole genome shotgun sequence.
ACATgtcaaccacttccttctcAGTTTTGATTATTTCACTTCTCCGGTGTTGAGCAAGGAAACTTCAACCGTCTAAccagcttcctcttcctcatctgtGTTCCTGTCTACCTTCTCATTCTCATCAAGAACGAAAAGAACAATGAGAAGAATGTCTTCGAATGATATTGTGTGATATTGCTCAGGGGTAAATTGTCAGAAGATTGTGTGTGAAGCACTTTTCCTCAAATGACAATGACATGTACATGTTACCATGTACTGTAACATCTGGGGTCTGTTAGCATGTCTTCTCAGTGTTACATATGAGTTATATCATATGTATTCTATGAACTTATATGTATAATTGGTTTCCTTTAAAGAAATTGCTTAGATTACTTAGTTAGATGTAATCATTTTGATCAGAAGTTATGAGTATTCTGAACTTTGGGAGTTTACAGTGTAGAGCACTAGTAAATGCTACCCCTTTTGATTCTGTTTCTCTGCAGACATAAAGGAGTATTCTCAGGAAGAGCTGTGCAAGGtaacccacacacaggcacacacacacatacacaagaaaCCGGGCCTGTTAGTAGAAGGCAGCTTATACCAGGATTccagtacaatgcaaacacGTGCTCACACACATCCAATCAGTCACTCAGACAGAAGCATGATTGGTTAATATGTATGTTGTCGTCTCCCATAGGATCTGGTGGTCTTTCTGGATAAGATGGTGAGTCTTCTTCTCTGGTCTTGGAGAACTACAGAATAGAGCTAATACAGTCCCAGCAATCAGCAATGAGCTCTCCATCTCattttctctgcctctttcctccctctctctctcctccctctctctctcctccctctctctcctccctctctctctcctccctctctctctcttccctctctctcatccgtcTGTTTTTCATCCCCGTCTGGCCCTGTATCCAGGGTATTCCCCAGGTGACCCTGGTTGGTCATGATTGGGGTGGGTCTCTGGTCTGGAGCATGGCACAGTGCCACCCTGAGAGAGTCCGGTatgtcacaccacacacacacacacacacacacacacacacacacacacacacacacacacactgtctcacacctACACTATTCATACAAACCCaatctgtgtgcttgtgagctTTTTGTATGTattcatcagtgtgtgtgtgtgtgtttgtgtgtgtatgtacagggcGGTAGCATCTCTGAACACTCCACTGTTTCCTGTGGACCCTGCTAGCCCTCCCATGGAGAGGTTGAAGGCTATGCCCATATTTGACTACCAGATCTACTTCCAGACCCCTGTGAGTATGTGTTGAGGTGGGAAAGATTGTTGCTCTTATCTCCATGTGGTtatgttattttgtgtgtgcgcgcatgtgtgtgtcacagggagTTGCAGAGGCAGAGTTAGAGAAAGATTTAGAACGGACATTTAAGATCTTCTTCTTCGGGAGTAGGGATAAGGTAAGTCAAAGTACTGTGGTGGAAATTACATTTATGTCTCAAGAAACGTGAGACTATTGTCTTCGGACAAAAAGTGAAAGCAGAAGCCAGTTCTTTTCCATTTTAACTATGTTGTGTCATTTGcacaatcaccacacacacacacacacacccttacacacctaCAAACCAGTGTGGTTGTTTCTCCCTATCCAGACCGGTGGTGGTGGGCTCAGCACTGCTGGGGTTTGTGCCAGAGGTAAGCCAGGAAGTAAACCTACAGTAGTATTTTGATTGGATGGCATGGATTTAGGTCTCTACCTATCAACTCCTGCCAGCCTATCTCAGTTGGTTATTGATAGTAGACAGCTGTgtattacgtgtgtgtgtgtgtgtgtgtgtaggaggtctGTTTGTGGGGGTTCCAGAAGAGGTTCCCAGGAGTTCCATCCTCTCTGAGGATGCTCTGCAGTTCTATGTCACAGAGTATAAGAAGAATGGTTTccggtatgcacacacacacacacacacacattgactgcCTGGTTTTCAGGGACATGGAGCTGAATCTGGTGTTGTTCTGCTTTCCCAGCGGTCCGTTGAACTGGTACCGTAACGTGGAGAAGAACTGGGCCTGGTTGTGTTCTCGTCCCCGGACCCAGGTACTGTATACCCAGCagctcaccacctcaccactaCTACCAGGTTGAGAAATACAACACAAAACAATTGAGTGCAGTCAATATGTAGGGGTAATCACCAACTCAGATGTATGTGCATCTGTGTTTTAGCTGCTGATGCCGGCTCTGATGGTGACCACAGGGAAAGATCCGGTTCTTCTGCCTGTGTTCTCGAAGGGCATGGAGAAcatggtgagaacacacacaaacacgcagacacacatacaaagtacATGTCAATAATACATAATAATGTTATTCCTTTATCTGTAAGATTCCCAATTTGACTAGAGGGCACATTGAAGAGTGTGGACACTGGACACAGATAGAGaagtaagtgtgtatgtgtgagtgtgcttgtgaGTTTGTATGTTATTACAACTTCCGAAAAGGAAAGCTGGACAATTGCTATTCCCTCTCATTTAACCTTTTATACCTTACCCTTCATTAGGAGTTGAGTACAGAGTTTATTGATTGACAGTGAATCAAAGATACAGTGTCGTAAGTGTTGTAtgactaaagtgtgtgtgtgtgtgtgtgtgtccagaccagCTCAGCTGAACAAGATCTTGATCTCCTGGCTTCAGGACACTCTGGGGAAGACTGGCATCACCATGACGCCCAGACtgtgaacaagagagagagagagaaatgtattGATGATACATTGAGAGGGGGAGTGTGAATTAGGGTATGGTGAAAACAGTGTTGAGAATGACAGGGAAGGAGAATGTGCGTGCATGCACTCACAgtaacacataaaaaaaacatgcaagcacgcacagtcacacacaatacacatacaaacacaccgcTTGTATTACAGTATTATCAATCTGTCTTTGAATTGTTATCAACATGGTGTTTTTGTCTTTCAATAAGACCTCAGAGTATTACAACATAGAAGTATTTCATCGATTTTTAAACTGTACTGAGAAAATTGTCACGTTTTCAATTCTCACTAACATGACAGTATAGTTTACCTTTATATTTATAATACCTTTTATGAATGTCTGTTTGCTTCAACTGTCTGCTCTGTTTAATAAAGCTGTACCAGACTGATTACGCTGATTATCTCTGGTCAGGAGACACAtgggggaaggtgggagggggagaaagagcgagCTTAGAAAAGGCATGTGTGGCTTCCGTCTGAGaaggagacaaagggagagggggacgggtGGACaaggagagaagtgaaggagggaaagagtggGTGATGATTTAGACAGGGTCTGAGCaacagcccctctcctctcccactcattgtcacctccctctcccttccctctctctgtttctctttcttggtctatgtctctttctcttcccctctctatctctgtcccccTTTCGATTTCCTCCTCTATGGACCACAGACCCTAACACTGCCCCTAACCCCATTAGCCTAGCAGCCAGGCTGCTGATTAGCATATTCATTATGGGGCAATTAATATATTCCTACTCTTTATTTATAAGTCGAAGAGCAAAAATGGAGCTGTAAGAAGATCCTTCAGCCATATTTGAACACAAGACTCCTCAAACAGTAGCCCAcatccttaaccactgagctatcacAGATCATAACTATCTCCACTCAACATTTAAATTTGACATTGAACTAGTTGTAACAACCTGCATAGTTGGGGTGTCAGAAAACCAGAAGAAAGCAGGGCTCCCCTGTCAGCTCACTGGGTTAGTGTGCATGCTCATTCAGACATGCTGGGACAGTACCGCAACAGCCTGGGTTCGAATCCAAatttttaattgtttatttTAACTTAAAAGTTACATTGTGGTCATGTGAGATGTGCGACTTCACCTTCACAGTTTCATAAAtatcgtctctctcctctctgccaaaCGCTTGTTAATCTCAAGAAGATTCTCTTTAGTTTAGTTTGGTTAGaaacagagtgcgaattatacaatgataatCGGGGCAGTCAACTTCTTCTCTAGGGCGTAAAGtcatatttacgattacaggtaagaacgatttataaatgtattgaccccccccccccgacctgttgtttttaccccTTTTAGGGGGTCCAAGTCTTGAGTGATCAGGCATAAAGATGTTTATCCCTGTCTCACTGTACTACagctgaagaggaagagaatgggGATTATAAAAATGGGACCCTAATATTAAATATCAGCTTGCTCGAGTGGAATTCAAACACTTAGTCAGTGAATCTATTAGGGATTTAATCTTCCTCTTCATATATTCATATTCCAACACAATAGAAGAGACTTTAGTGAGAAAATGCTTTTTGTcaatcacatttatttattgtgcTTCATATTTTCAATTCCCAGAagacacaaacaacaaaataattatttttttcaacGCTTGTTCTTTATATTTTTatgacaaaataataataaaatagtatCCTGACAACTGATTTacctaaaataaaaataaaaacgttATTGCAAGTAGACATAATGTTGGTTCATTGGCCTGACTACAGATCATACACTGTATGTACATGTGACTATAAGGTTCCAAATTTGAACAAAAGGCTAAGAGGGATGGCTCTATTAAATCAGTAGCCAAAAAAAGATTgcaatgaaagtgtgtgtgtgttcagaacaGTAATGTTTAAGGGAAAGCTGGGTGGAGTTTAATTGTCAGTATGAAGGTTTATCACTCTGCTCATGAGGGTCAGAACTGTCTCTGCTCATGTCTATTGAgcgacaaagggagagagagacacacagagagagagacagagacggaaaaagagggaggctgggagagagggacagagacaaagaggaaaAGATGATTGACCCTAGTGGAGAAATTGCCTACATAAAGCTGTGTATAAGTGTAAACTGCACAGTTTATAAATCACATTCCAACTGTCTTTTATTCACTGCTCACGTTTCACCATGAATCTATTTAGATGAACAGGTGATAACAGGTGAAATGAGTGAAATACATTCTGACATTCATTGTATCTTAAATATCAGCAGAGTGTTTCTGCTGCCACCTGCTGGCTATAGGATAGTACTGCAGAATTGGGCATCACTGGTGTTACAGCTTATTCTTCCTAAACAGGTCCTTCCATGCTGGCATGATGTGTTTGTAGACTCTTTCAATCTAAAAACGATGACAATACATCAGTGCATTTACTGTAGACACACTGGAACACCATCTCGTCAAGGTGTTTACATTAACACTGATATGTGTAGTGAACACGCACTTCTTCTAATATGTCTGATTCTGCCCCCCCCCGCGTACTCCTATTATCTGTGTATGGTATTTATAATACAGAAGTGCCCGTTCCACACCCACCTGTTCAGACTTCTTGACTCCGTATCTCAGGAGGGTGGCCTGGTGCTCGCTGTTGTGAAACAGGATGTCGAAGGTGATCTCCTTGCCCAGTAGGTCGTCGATGGCGGGCTTCACCACGGTGTGGTAGTCCCTGGCAGGCAGGGCCCCGTCCAGCATGTTGTTCACCTGGGACACAAGCACAACACCAGGCTCACTGGGGCTCGGGGAGAGGGGCATGTATGGGGTGGTTAGCGTTAGCTAGCCACGCTGTGTAAGCAAGGAGCTGCAGATCGCTAGTATAGACTGTGctaatgtgtcagtgtgtgttggtgtacctTGTATTTGCATCCCACCACCTCCAAAGGGTCcagtttgacctctgacctcatggCTCGTCCAAACATCAGCATCTTTGCATCGGAGTctacaacatacacacaaaataaaGTTGGACCTTGACGATTAGACAGTAAAACCAAAATGACAGCAGTTGACTGTATAGTATATTTGATGTAATTGTgtaaatggacacacacacactcctgattgaaattctcagcctctctctctctcacacacacacacacctctgcacgTGAGATGAGCCACGTAGGGAacaccatctctttctccataaTAAATTCCAAAGTGGGAGAAGTACTTATTCCTGCGATACTCCACAATGTCCCCAGGGAAAATCTTAGGATGGACGTTCTTCTAACATCACAGATAAAACATCAAATGAACTTCCATGGTTCCTGTCAGGTCCTAGTTCACTCATCTCTGGTTTCTCTCTGTAGTATCCGCATGCTTATTATCTTGAGTGTATGTTAAAGTGCCGAAATAAAATGTCTCATCCTACAATATTATCATTGATCATAAATACCATCTTACCTGTCCCATGACTGCCTGATTGGACAGCTCCTCTTTCACCACAGCTGATCACGTTcccatccacatacacacacactagtgtgaTGAGCTGAGGTCTATAAAGTGGtttatcaaacacacacattttcaggcTATTTTACATATTGAGTTTAGTGATGCTAGACAATGTAACTATAGCAATATTAACGGCTGACTaaccagccccacctctctgtTCCTGCTAGGAAACACCTGGCTATCAcaccctctgacacacacacacatttaaattaAAGGTCTTTATTTAAAAGACAAAGGCACCATGTTCAGTACACAGAAGTCATAAACCCAACAGAGGTCCTTTAATAAGGGCTTCACTTAGGATCCATCCTCATCATCGTCATGACTACAGTAGGGTACAAAAGACTGAGACCACCAGTCACATACTTCCATTTTTGTTttcataaaaaatgctaactccaaaatatatttaaaaaagttaAACCTTTTATGAATATCTTTATATTTGGTTCATGTGTTACTTTTGCCCTAATGGCAGCGTGCATGGACTCCATAAGTTTGTGCAAAACCTGATGACCCATGTTATTCTAGCATGATTTGACAATGTTCCAAAGAGCTTAACTGTTCAATGTGGTCTCAGACCCTGTGGCCCCAGCTGTACCTGACAGACCCAACCTGAACACAGCCTCTCCATATAACCTGCCTTCTGGATACATTCACTATCGCACAATTAAacctgagagagatagaggccgATCCTGTTCTACCACTAAGCAGGACCGGGGAGCTAGACTGGAGGACTGAGGAGCAGAAAATAAATCATGTGCAGCCTTACATGGCAATGTCTGAATTTCCTCTTTGTGGGTTAGGGTTTgaatcacagagagagaagtggtTGATCCTGCATGTTTGATTTCAGCCATGTTTGTAACAGACAAGGCTCACAACATTGTCACTGCAAGGGCCTTTCAGATCAGGGACATTCTAGAACACGCTCAACAACATCTGTCCGTGGATCTCTGTGGTCCCCTACTTATCTCTGAGAAAACATTGATCAAATCATCACACACAATTACAAAATATATATCATTTTCAGCATCTGTTGAAAAAATAAATGCTTATAATGCCTATAAATTCAACAATGAGATTATTTGTTAGTAAGCTAAGTGGTACATATCCCGACACACAATTCAAGCTGTGAAATCTCAAGCAACATAATTTCCAAACATTTAATTCATCAAAAACATCTTGACAGTatttgagaagaaaaaaaacagacctctctctttctcacacacacacacacacacacacagcttttctAATGCCATTGGTACAGTGCAGCACCTAGCCTCCAGCTCACACACCTCTGGAGGCACCTGAGTTCAGCTCTACCTGCTACTGGGTTGAGTAGGCAGGGGTCACCAgtgtaactacacacacacacacacacacacacacacacacagacacacacacacacacgtctacatgtccccctccccctgactgTGTCCATCCACCTGGGTGTCAGTGACCCAGCTCTGCCCATCGTGCTTGTCccagctgtctgtgttgtggcCGTGCTTCCTCTGGTGCCGCTTGTAGTTGTCCCAGTGGCCCGTGGTGTAGCTGCACTCGGCGCAGGAGTAGGGCTTCTCCCCCGTGTGGCGGAGCATGTGGCGCTTCAGGTTCACACTCTGGTTGCAGGAGTAGCCGCACACGCCGCAGTGGAAGGGCTTGGCGCCCGAGTGGATGCGCTCGTGCCGCCGCAGGTTGGCCAGGTTGCCGCAGGCGTAGTTGCAGGACGGGCACTGGTACGGCTTCTCGCCCGTGTGCACGCGCAGGTGGCGCTTCAGGTTGTCCAAGTGGGCGGAGGCGAAGGGGCAGTGAGGGCAGCTGTGGGGCTTCTCCCCGCTGTGGGTGTGCGCGTGGCGGGCCAGGTGGTTGGGGTAGTGGGACAGgaaggggcaggaggggcagcgGTACAGCTTGGTGCCCCCGCGCCGGtgcctggggctggggtccgGGCTGCAGGAGGCTGGCTCTTTGGAATGGAGCTCCATGGAGCAGCTGCGGCACACCTCGGCATCCCCTTCGCCCTCGCCCTCTCCTTCCAGGGCCAGGCCGCAGGCCCGGCAGcacagggggaagaggaggtccgggaggggggctgagggggagcCGATCCCCCCCAGAGTCTGGAGGAAGCTGGCCCCCTCGCTCACACGTAGAGTCAAGTCTGAAACTACCGCttctgagagacaggaaagtGGCCCACACATCATCAGTAATATTAAACAGTTTGTCATTCTAGGAACCTCACATAGACAaacgtgtgcgcacacacatgcacacacagagtgaaGTGGACCCGTCCCCATGAACATACTTTGCGTCAATAAGCACTCAACCATACGCAAGTTCACATTACTTCCTCTTTTCAGAAGTTTGGgaagtttttttcttctcagtCCTTCCTTTTTTTCTGTACTATGTACAAAAGGTTGCAACATTTATATAAACAAGGAACTATTACTTCATGGCAATAATTACTAATTTTAAGATGAGAAGACATCAGAAATCATTGTTTGTGAACATGTGTGAGAAATGTTGTCCCATGTCGTTTGTGACTAAGTATGTTATGTGAGGTtttacttctgtgtgtgtgtgtgtgtgtgtgtttgtgtgtgtgtgtgtgtgtgtgtgtgtgcgcacatagcctaccttcatccctctccccgCGGCTGTTTTTCCGCCTGCCtcgtctcttctccttctctctgcgctGCGGCCTTTCCTGCGTGTGCATGCGCTGGTGCCTCCGCAGGTTTCCTAGGGAACTGCAGGCGTAGCTGCAGAGGTGGCAGcagtagggcttctctccggtGTGCGTGCGGGCGTGCCTCTGCAGGTTCACCCTCTGGGCCGAGGCGTACGGACACACGGGGCAGCGGTACGGCTTCTCGCCGTCGTGCGTCCTCATGTGACGCTTCAGGTGGTTGGAGTAGCGCGACGTGAAGTTGCACAGGGCGCACGAGTACAGCTTAGAGACCACGCCCACTCCGTctttgcccctcctcctcctcctcctggccgtCCTTCCACCTGATTGGCCGGCCGAGTTagactcctcttcctcctcctcctgggagtTTTCCCGGGCAGTGTGAGATTCTGATTGGACGCCCTCCTCGCACGCCAGGCAGTAGAGTCCTGACCCCAGGTCCAGCGCTGTCCCGAGCTCTAGGCTGGAACCCAGGGGCGTATCTCCCAGCAGTTGGCCACaccccctgcaggagaggaatGCTGGGAAAGAGGAGTCATCCGGGGCTGATGGGTCGTCCTCAACGCTCAGAGAAAATACAGCCATccctgagcagacagacagacagcagtgaatacttctgtgtgtatgtgcctgcatgcgtgtgtgagtgcgtgttagTATGTTCatccatgggtgtgtgtgtgttgctcactGACCTGAGTCTCTGTCCAGTCCCATGATCTCAGAGTCTCCGAACTCCAGCTCTCCGCTGAGGAGGAAGTCGCTCTCCAGGACCAGGCAGCTGGGATCACAGACCACAGCCCCATCCTCACACTCcactgcagagacagagagacacacactgcttattagaggcttacacacacacacacacacacacacacacacacacacacacaggatggtgGAGGGATGACAAGGAGAGAACGGAAAAGGAAGAGctggaagagaggtggagattaAAGAAAGGATGTAGCAGAGAGTaaataggggaggagaggaaatggatgaggcgggggagggagggagggacggagggagagaaagtggatGAATGGGCGAGAGGAGAAAAGGTGTAAGTAAAGGAGGGAGTGGTGGAGGAAAGGTGAAAGGGAGGTGAGGTCAGGCAGGAGGGTCAGCTGTGGCCCTGATCAGAGGAAGTGGATGCAGGAAGCAGAGAGGATAAAGAAAGGAAGTGGGTGTCAAACTGAGACAGAGCTCTCAGGATGAGATAAcaccagcatgcacacacacacacacacacacaaagagaggaagagtagAAGAGGATGATATGGCACGTACACACGCAGACGTGTGCTTAACAAGGAAAAAAAATACAGTTGAAGACAATGGcttgaaacagacacacacacacacacaaaaacggaAACCTTAGCTATGACATAAAGCCCTGCTAGAAGGCTTAAGGTCTGGATATTTAGGATAATATTCTATATGACTGACACTATAGTTAAACTTGTCAAAATAGTTACACATCTCAAAATAGTTATGTCAACACAAAACCGGCAGCAATGAAGTTGTAGTTACGAAGCACGGCTTCACTGACTCGGAACTGTAGTTCGAGGTGGCTCGCACATTTGACAAGATCGGCACGTTAGTTCCAATACGCTTTCAATTAGATATAGACCTATATCAAAGTTCACTACTTACATTTCACCGGCTGTGGATTTGACTGTTTTCTTCTTGGcatccttccttctttcttttgtctGCCTCGTACTCACACGGACTCGGTCACTCGCACGCTTTGGGCGACTCCGTTGTCAGCTCATTCCACCGACACtgtcatcttcctcttcctcctacagCGGATAACAAGGCTATCAGTTGTGTGTCATCGCAtcatgtcattgtttagccagacTGGTTAGCTTAAGGGCTAACGTGCTACCTTCAGTCAGTTAACTAGGCTACTGTAGCTTTACTTAGAACTAAATACACACATTGAGGTACTTAGATGACAACTGTAGTCAATCGTTTAAACGAATCCATCGACAAGTGTTTGGGTAGCTACATAACGTTAGCTATGGACAATGGGCTTGTCAATAGTTATCTTTCCGTTCTACATGGCATTAGCTAATGGCGTTCCTACAACTGCTTAACAACagttagcactagctagctagctaacattagctagcttAGGTGGATATAGACAGCGCTAACCTGCTAACGTTAGTAAGGAATTAATCAGGGAAATGACTAACTGGCAAACGTTAACCATAGAGCTAACGTTAATGTGTCAAAACACATCTAAATCTACAGTACTACGTAGCCAAATATATACTCACCAACTCGTGAAATATAAACAGCTATATCTGGTGAATATAAGTGACTTTCAAGAGAGTCCCTCTTttgtgtacacacgcacaccgctGGCGGCTGCTTGTTTCCTGGAGTGACGTCTTTGTGCTCTCTCGATCTTGGGTGTTGTAGTTTACAAACCACAACCCTTTCAGACCGTAACAAGCGCTATCAAACTTCTCCTTTGATAACATTTGTTTTTCACGAGTGAATTATGAAAAAAATCACGAACACACAAGCAGAGAAGAGCTTTTAGCCGTGTATTTCACACTTTGCAAATTTCTAAAAACTATAGCTATTTTAGATTAACTATTCAAAATATTTAGATTTCTGACCAGCTAACAATCTGAGTTAGTCATGAATTAGTGGTGTGTAAAACAACATGAGTGAAATTGAATCGACATTATTACAAGATACTGTATCATGCTTGCTGGTTTGCAAGCTACAAAGGAGCTGCTGTtgatgatgacacacacatagaatcaTTCACTGACTTATTGCCTCCCACAATCTTTCAAACATTCATTCACATACAGTTCCACGTGACTTTGATGTTGTATACTTCTATAACAATATGTTCAATTGATTTTATACATGTAGGTATTATTACTAAGGAAAAACAGCAAGAAAAGCACAGAGAGAATCCTGGTTAATTTTCCTGTTGTCCTGACATGAACGCCTGCTGTTGGACCTCCTAGTCTTTAGGGGCAGTAGAGAGTCTCATTAAGTCTCACATCATACACAGTGTCTCAG
It encodes:
- the LOC136965999 gene encoding zinc finger protein 513, encoding MPRRKQSNPQPVKLECEDGAVVCDPSCLVLESDFLLSGELEFGDSEIMGLDRDSGMAVFSLSVEDDPSAPDDSSFPAFLSCRGCGQLLGDTPLGSSLELGTALDLGSGLYCLACEEGVQSESHTARENSQEEEEEESNSAGQSGGRTARRRRRRGKDGVGVVSKLYSCALCNFTSRYSNHLKRHMRTHDGEKPYRCPVCPYASAQRVNLQRHARTHTGEKPYCCHLCSYACSSLGNLRRHQRMHTQERPQRREKEKRRGRRKNSRGERDEEAVVSDLTLRVSEGASFLQTLGGIGSPSAPLPDLLFPLCCRACGLALEGEGEGEGDAEVCRSCSMELHSKEPASCSPDPSPRHRRGGTKLYRCPSCPFLSHYPNHLARHAHTHSGEKPHSCPHCPFASAHLDNLKRHLRVHTGEKPYQCPSCNYACGNLANLRRHERIHSGAKPFHCGVCGYSCNQSVNLKRHMLRHTGEKPYSCAECSYTTGHWDNYKRHQRKHGHNTDSWDKHDGQSWVTDTQVDGHSQGEGDM
- the plaat1l gene encoding phospholipase A and acyltransferase 4, yielding MGQKNVHPKIFPGDIVEYRRNKYFSHFGIYYGERDGVPYVAHLTCRDSDAKMLMFGRAMRSEVKLDPLEVVGCKYKVNNMLDGALPARDYHTVVKPAIDDLLGKEITFDILFHNSEHQATLLRYGVKKSEQIERVYKHIMPAWKDLFRKNKL